tttaaatgtaaccaggTACCATGTAACCACAACATGGGTTCAATCCATAGACTAGGGTCAACCTGTCTTATTTTGTGATTGATAATTGCTTTAACACATATACATATTTTACTCTTTGCTCTAGTAAGCTCACATACTTCACAGTTCAAACTGTTGATAGTTCTCTGTGATGCTGTGAAATTTCACTGCCTCACATATATTTTGGTTCCTTTTCCTGGTGGACTGATGGTCCTTATATTTGCCAGATAAGRTTATATAACaccagtggaagctgctgaggggaggacggcacataataatggctggaatggagcaaatggaatggcatcaaacacacggAGTTGATACATTTCCACCTATTYcgctccagccattaccacatgCCCGTMCTCCCCagattaaggtgccaccaacctcctgtgtataACAYGCTTGCCTACATTCATCTAGTGTAAACGGGTCACTGTGTCATGTTGTAGATAACTTTTGAAGTATGTTTAGTCTTTCAGTCAGAGGCAGACATAGACTAATTGTTGTATACTGTACATGCCTTAGTGCCTAACTTCAAAGAAACCTCTAATTTGTCACCATGGCCATACTGGAACAACTGTCTACAGTAGGTGTGGGTGGAAATCTACCCAAGAGCTTTTTCCCTGTGTCTTTTGTGAGTTATATTATAACAGAGCTGGGAAACAAAACACTGGGCTGCCTTGTGGCTCTTAACATCAGTCACTCTGCTAAATGTCAGGAGAGCTTTCCAGATCAGCAGGTTGTCGGCTGAAATGCTTTCACAGAAGACCTCCCTCTTTTCTTGGAACCTATGAGTCAAAGTGCTGTAGGCCACACTGCACAATAGATGACTGCACTCATCATTAAATTGAAAGTGGCTGCACTCACTATSTATGATAGTTTGAATAGCTGTCTCACTAAAAATACTGACTGGACTCACTTAACCTTTTATAAAGTAGGAGACACATCATGCCATAAACCCATTCATCTTATGTGCTGCACTGGCTGTTCTGAGAGAACGGGTTCCCTTACATAATACAAATGTTGGTATCAAATTTcacaattgtatttgttgtgtacGAATGTCCCATCAGCAGTACTTGGCAGCGACCTGGAACTGGAtaccatgcagtgtgtgtgtgtgttattggtcACTGTGCTTTTGCTCAGTGAGGAAATATGCAGCGGGCAAAAGATCAAGACAATTTGATGTTGTTCCTGCAGTGGCCCATCMAGCTTCTAAAGATAAAATAATAACGGTTACAAAACCTCAAGATGCCTATTAAGTTCAACGTAGATTTTCAATGGAACACAGACGATGTGTTATTCTAGAGCTCACCAGACATCAAACATCTGGAACTAGAACAGACTAGCTTGAACACTTTCCAGTGTTAtacaatatattaaaaaaaaaatgtttttcaatataaCTGTCTTACATATATTTTATTAACAATAACACAtttcaattaaaacaaaaaacatatgtATTTGTTTCATTATCTGACACTTGTAAGGTTTTTTGGTGGTTAAGGCACGACAGGAAAGCCATCATTTTATAGaatgaccctgtgtgtgtgtgtgtgtgtgtgtgtgtgtgtgtgtggtgtgttgtgtgtgtgtgtgtgtgtgtgtgtgtgtgtgtgtgtgtgtgtgtgtgtgtgtgtgtgtgtgtgtgtgttgtgtgtgtgtgtgtgtgtgtgtgatgtcagaaTAACTAAATAAGGGAAAAGACCATCCTTCAACCATAGTGAACCGCAGTAACTTTTAATTGTGTGTTTGGACTATGTGTTTAACTTATTCCCCCATTTGGCTTTCATCAACATACTGTAACATggccacagcattttgcagtggGTTCTCCCCTTTATAAACAAGGCAATAGTAAACATGTCGACCTCCACGAATGACGCAGCGCGTTGTCTGAGATATTGCTTGGGTTAGTTAGATTCACWtccctgagcatgtgtgccaaatttcaaCACTCTGAGTCAAAGAGATCAAGATATATAAACATGTGCCCgttatagcgccaccatgtggtcgatatgaatgttcttgcagatgttgagtcttgacagtgtttgcaacatGTGTACCAAATTTTGTTACAGTTAGAATATCCTTGACTGATATATATGCATATATGTGTCAGTCCACTCCcacgtgaatgtttattggtcaatagTGGCCACGTTGTTTTAGGTAATAGTCTGGAAAATATTGCGTTGAGAGACTGTTGTCTCTAGATGCCACTTATCAAGTTTCGTGCAGATCGGCCATTTGGAAGAATCTATGTACCGAATTGACTTAAGATCACCCGAGGTGAGGGGCGTGAATTTTCAACATYTACGTTTTCAATCTATTGTTACTGATTGGCCATcatctggccaatcagtgtaattgtGTAAATTCCGATCTCTGTCGCAAGACCCCGGTCATATAGGRCCGTCATCAACAGTGTTTCCTCTATGATGGTGAGAATGCGGCCCATATAGGGAAGAAAGAACACCCCCGCTTTCAGATTTTCAAATGTGACGTWGGTGCTTATTTGGTAAGGGAACTAGAGAGTTAACGCTGGGGGCTGCTCTGATTGGATTAAGGGAGGGTTTagcgagtgagtgagaggagaagcagaggaaACGACCGTGGTGACAGTTGCTATCAAGTAAAGACAGTAAAAACCGTAACGTGAGGCGAGGGTTCACCGAGgtagacattttttttgttaGCACGTTAAAAGGAATCTTGAATCGATATAAATATGACAGTACATTTTTGCTCGGAATTTAAGTACGGTTAATTTGGATGGGGCGGGTGATGTTTAAATTCCGGTAGAAAAAGAACAAGAACACGGGTGATGCTAAATGGGTGCCAGAAGAAATTTAGACCGGGCTGCCTACCTAGCTATTATATCAGGGGATCTGATAAGTTTTATCGCATTTTGTAAAAGGGAAGCCGTTTAAGACGGACTGGGGAGGTCGCAGGCTGGGCAAAGGCGTGTATTTGCGGCGCCCCTCTGCCCCCTGTCCGTCAAAACAATGAGGACGCTATTTCTATTCTGTTTTCTCTTCTTGATAAAGAGAGGAGCAGACTGTTCAACGGCGGTCCGGTCCCTGACAGACATCAACACGAACGTGACGGCCGACAGCAGCAGAAGGTATATACAAATCGGGGACGGGACCTCCCAGGAATTTGAGTTTCCCGAAAACACTAAGGGCGTGATTGTAATCTTCAGTCAATACCGGAGCACCGCAAGTAGGAAGGACCGCGAGAGCTGGAAGCAGACGGTCAAGGTACGCTCCCTGGACCCGGAGGTTCTTTCCATTCTGAATGTAAGTGACAGTGGGCATACAGGGCCCTTGAAGAGTTACATAATCAGCATACGGTCTGGGTGGCCAGGTCGGGCACAGCTGCTCATCCAGCTACTGGACTTGGACCAGGATTCTGGTTCGGCCGTAATTGAGGAAAGGACAGACTACTCCATCAAGGTGGCGCCTGGCAGTGATGACCCAGCCGCCCAGCTTATACAGTCGGGCGGGCTGTCCCACTTCTCAGAGAACCCTGTCCTATTTGCCTTGCTGCCACTCATCTTCATCAACAAGTGTGCTTTTGGGTgcaaggtagaggtagaggtgctGAGGGGTCTCCTGCGGAGGCCTGTGCCCCTCATCTTAGGGGTCGCAGGTCAGTTCCTGGTCATGCCACTGTACGCATATGGCCTGTCCAGGCTGGGCTCCCTGCCCAAGGCCCTCTCCCTGGGCCTGGTCATCACATGCTCTGCCCCAGGTGGAGGCGGAGGCTACCTCTACAGCCTGCTACTAGGTGGCGATGTCACTCTGGCCATCTCCATGACACTAGTGTCCACAGTGGTAG
This portion of the Salvelinus sp. IW2-2015 linkage group LG4q.1:29, ASM291031v2, whole genome shotgun sequence genome encodes:
- the LOC111962307 gene encoding P3 protein, with translation MRTLFLFCFLFLIKRGADCSTAVRSLTDINTNVTADSSRRYIQIGDGTSQEFEFPENTKGVIVIFSQYRSTASRKDRESWKQTVKVRSLDPEVLSILNVSDSGHTGPLKSYIISIRSGWPGRAQLLIQLLDLDQDSGSAVIEERTDYSIKVAPGSDDPAAQLIQSGGLSHFSENPVLFALLPLIFINKCAFGCKVEVEVLRGLLRRPVPLILGVAGQFLVMPLYAYGLSRLGSLPKALSLGLVITCSAPGGGGGYLYSLLLGGDVTLAISMTLVSTVVAAAAMPLSSALYGRLLGVHAALHVPFVKILGTLLFIAIPISLGMLVKLRLPKLTRVLLALIRPFSFVLIVGGIFMAYQMGASILANVRPQIVVAGVTVPVFGLLLGFGMGKLAGLAVPQRKTVSIEVGVQNSLLALAVMQLSFRRAEADFASQAPFIVALSSTSEMLLIVLGHFAHRKFCAPSAPTDT